In one Silene latifolia isolate original U9 population chromosome 10, ASM4854445v1, whole genome shotgun sequence genomic region, the following are encoded:
- the LOC141604695 gene encoding deSI-like protein At4g17486, protein MKLEIKKAWKGIVPLRLRGKATTRFCLFPKAKASSSDSGNTPVFLNVYDLTPMNGYLYWAGLGIFHSGVEVHGVEYAFGAHDYPSSGVFEVEPRQCPGFKFRRSIFIGTTCLDAKQVREFMEQHAASYNGDSYHLIVKNCNHFCKDVCYMLTGKKIPKWVNRLAKIGSACNCVLPDTLRINTPQEDTSLATYDNDKQKLRNAFSCLSSISMRQKQLSASSLFLRSPLKSCLSSCELRSSKKRPITER, encoded by the exons ATGAAACTGGAAATAAAGAAAGCTTGGAAGGGTATTGTGCCTCTGCGTTTAAGGGGCAAAGCAACAACAAGGTTTTGTTTGTTTCCAAAAGCAAAGGCCTCTAGCTCTGATTCGGGAAATACTCCCGTTTTCCTCAATGTTTACGACCTAACTCCCATGAATGGGTATCTCTATTGGGCTGGCCTTGGTATCTTTCACTCTGGCGTCGAAG TTCATGGAGTAGAATACGCATTTGGAGCTCATGACTATCCAAGCAGTGGCGTGTTTGAGGTTGAACCTCGGCAATGTCCAGGTTTTAAGTTCAGAAGATCAATATTTATTGGAACAACATGCTTAGATGCAAAACAAGTCAGAGAGTTCATGGAGCAGCATGCAGCAAGCTATAACGGCGACTCATACCATTTGATTGTCAAAAACTGTAACCATTTCTGTAAGGATGTGTGTTACATGCTAACTGGAAAGAAAATCCCCAAATGGGTTAATCGGCTTGCTAAGATAG GATCCGCATGCAACTGCGTACTCCCTGATACACTGAGGATAAACACGCCTCAAGAAGATACAAGTTTAGCAACGTATGATAACGACAAGCAAAAACTGAGAAATGCATTCAGCTGTCTGTCCTCAATCTCAATGCGACAGAAGCAACTGTCAGCGTCTTCATTATTTCTACGTTCTCCCTTGAAAAGCTGCTTATCATCTTGTGAACTGAGGAGTTCTAAAAAACGGCCGATAACAGAAAGGTGA